A single window of Pseudomonadota bacterium DNA harbors:
- a CDS encoding chemotaxis protein CheW, whose product MAVDPKIKILLVEDASTMRKMEVKILKQLSFENIIEAVDGDDAIKKIESETNIQLIISDWAMPNKDGYELLTWLRSHETYNNTPMIMATGQGDKEYVEKAMQAGANGVVAKPFTPEDLKYQIEKAFGIDKKKPKKTDSGITLDKDGKVLLRIAHIQITDHLTLGVMKHMLEKGKSKADHFNLETLCMPGWNPVQSALEQDEIDAAFILAPIAMDLYNYGTPIKLVMFAHRNGSIFVRSKSKNYRKPYQQFFKHKTFFIPHKMSVHNMLAHMYFTQMGLKPGIPGKEAVNVLFDVIPPVKMPEFLGENPESCGFMVAEPIGSRAITAGIAEKQFVSSEIWENHPCCVAVFRDEFINKHPDAVQEFCNLLTEAGRFIGQNPDEASEIAVSFLDPEGQMGLQKDLLKSVLTDPKGIKTDNLYPVIEDLETIQNYMTNNMGIGRSIDLNTFVDKRFADIAYKDAPAGIRLASPIKHMKESDNSSIITGKRENNIQTIEDLKVKASREGKYLSFGISDETYGLGILDVREIIGMLPIRPIPQMPEFIKGVINLRGKVIPVIDMRLKFAMEPLKYNDRTCIIVVEVSGLTGSTLMGLVVDTVWEVSDIKEDETEDCPQFGSNTNNNNILGIAKTKEGIIILLDIDKILQADDIVQLSQVA is encoded by the coding sequence ATGGCAGTCGATCCAAAGATCAAGATTTTGCTCGTAGAAGATGCATCTACTATGCGTAAAATGGAAGTTAAAATTCTTAAACAATTAAGTTTTGAAAATATCATTGAAGCGGTAGATGGAGACGATGCTATTAAAAAAATTGAATCGGAAACAAATATTCAACTGATTATAAGCGACTGGGCCATGCCCAACAAAGATGGCTATGAACTGCTCACATGGTTAAGATCACATGAGACCTATAATAATACGCCCATGATCATGGCAACCGGACAGGGCGATAAGGAATATGTTGAAAAAGCAATGCAGGCAGGCGCTAACGGGGTAGTGGCAAAACCTTTTACGCCTGAAGATCTTAAATATCAAATCGAAAAAGCCTTTGGCATAGATAAGAAAAAGCCTAAAAAGACTGATAGCGGAATAACGCTTGATAAGGATGGAAAGGTTCTTTTAAGAATCGCACATATTCAGATCACAGATCACCTTACTCTTGGTGTTATGAAACATATGCTTGAAAAGGGAAAAAGCAAGGCTGATCATTTTAATCTTGAGACTTTATGCATGCCCGGCTGGAATCCAGTTCAGTCGGCGCTGGAACAGGATGAAATCGATGCTGCCTTTATTCTGGCCCCGATAGCAATGGATTTATATAACTACGGAACGCCAATAAAGCTTGTGATGTTTGCACATCGAAACGGCAGTATATTTGTCCGCAGCAAATCAAAAAATTACCGCAAACCCTATCAACAGTTTTTTAAACACAAAACATTTTTTATCCCCCATAAAATGTCCGTTCATAATATGTTAGCCCATATGTATTTTACACAGATGGGTTTAAAGCCTGGCATTCCGGGCAAAGAAGCCGTCAATGTTTTGTTTGATGTTATACCCCCTGTTAAAATGCCGGAATTTTTAGGTGAAAATCCTGAAAGCTGTGGTTTTATGGTTGCTGAGCCAATAGGGTCCAGAGCAATCACTGCCGGCATAGCGGAAAAGCAGTTTGTATCAAGCGAAATATGGGAAAACCATCCTTGTTGTGTTGCTGTATTCAGGGATGAGTTCATAAACAAACACCCTGATGCTGTTCAGGAATTCTGCAATTTACTTACCGAAGCAGGCAGGTTTATCGGACAAAACCCTGATGAAGCATCCGAAATAGCAGTATCTTTTTTAGATCCCGAAGGACAAATGGGCTTACAAAAAGATCTATTAAAGAGCGTGTTGACTGATCCAAAAGGAATAAAAACCGACAATCTTTATCCTGTAATAGAAGATCTTGAAACCATCCAAAATTATATGACAAACAACATGGGCATAGGCCGTAGCATAGATCTTAACACCTTTGTTGATAAAAGATTTGCAGACATAGCTTACAAAGATGCTCCTGCCGGCATACGTTTAGCATCTCCCATAAAACACATGAAAGAATCGGATAATTCCTCTATAATAACTGGAAAAAGAGAAAACAATATACAAACAATTGAAGATCTTAAAGTAAAAGCATCACGCGAAGGCAAATATTTAAGTTTCGGAATATCGGATGAAACATACGGTTTGGGAATACTTGATGTAAGGGAAATTATAGGCATGCTACCGATTCGACCCATTCCGCAGATGCCGGAATTTATAAAAGGGGTTATTAATCTAAGAGGAAAAGTTATTCCAGTAATAGATATGCGATTGAAATTCGCCATGGAACCACTTAAATATAATGACCGGACCTGCATAATAGTAGTGGAAGTTTCAGGGCTTACCGGCTCAACTCTTATGGGTTTGGTTGTTGATACTGTTTGGGAAGTTTCAGATATCAAGGAAGACGAAACGGAAGACTGCCCGCAATTTGGCTCAAACACAAACAACAATAACATTCTCGGAATTGCAAAAACAAAAGAAGGAATTATTATTCTTTTAGACATTGATAAAATACTTCAAGCTGATGATATTGTTCAGCTATCACAGGTTGCCTGA
- a CDS encoding cob(I)yrinic acid a,c-diamide adenosyltransferase, with translation MKIYDLYTDSGGTLLADGKKLSKDDICVEAIGSMDEVNSFLGLIYAQLKDEDLKAMIDNIQRNLCRINSVLGNAHVGFEKPRVYAIEEMIKKLEADLGSISNFILSGSGLLSAHIQFARALVRTAERRVGALKVENENIIPFLNRLSDVLFQMARTVDQREELSERPWKGE, from the coding sequence ATGAAAATTTATGATCTTTATACAGATAGCGGAGGCACACTACTTGCCGATGGCAAGAAACTCAGCAAGGATGATATTTGTGTTGAAGCTATTGGATCGATGGATGAAGTTAATTCATTTCTTGGTCTTATCTATGCACAACTTAAAGATGAAGATCTTAAAGCAATGATAGATAACATTCAACGAAATTTGTGCCGGATTAATTCCGTTTTGGGAAATGCTCATGTTGGATTTGAAAAACCAAGGGTTTACGCTATAGAAGAAATGATAAAAAAACTTGAAGCGGATCTTGGTTCTATAAGTAATTTTATCTTATCCGGTTCAGGTTTGCTTTCAGCTCATATTCAATTTGCCAGAGCTTTGGTGCGAACAGCCGAGCGCCGCGTTGGAGCTTTAAAGGTTGAAAATGAAAATATTATTCCGTTTTTAAATAGGCTTTCTGATGTGCTTTTTCAAATGGCTCGCACCGTTGACCAGAGGGAAGAGCTATCTGAAAGGCCATGGAAAGGTGAGTAG
- a CDS encoding EamA family transporter: MTSWYFPALLALLLMGIQRFFYKVAAERKYPTEWVTFSFMATVTLLSAGTYFFRQYHELNLGFLLAVSLINSIAFLVATVSHIEALKYIPANIAYSIIRLNVVGVVAFSIFYFREQISLLQGLGLLLAIAAMIVLTTQLGADTIKAERRKQGAVFIFLALLAGATASISSKFAAMHADKLAFMALSYLIGMIGSLGITRALSYEKAMNKRSAALGLGVVMGGFNFAGFYAYLYALERGPLSLISAIVGMHFVIAIVLSAFIYNEKIKPVGLLGILLTIISIILIRI; encoded by the coding sequence ATGACTTCATGGTATTTTCCAGCATTACTCGCACTTTTGTTAATGGGAATTCAGCGCTTTTTTTACAAGGTTGCAGCAGAAAGAAAATATCCTACCGAATGGGTAACCTTTTCCTTCATGGCGACAGTCACGCTGTTGAGCGCCGGAACATACTTTTTCCGGCAGTACCATGAACTCAATCTTGGTTTCCTGTTAGCCGTATCCCTTATTAATAGCATAGCTTTTCTTGTTGCCACCGTTTCCCATATTGAAGCACTCAAATATATCCCGGCAAATATTGCATACAGCATCATCCGTTTAAACGTGGTAGGAGTAGTTGCCTTTTCAATTTTCTATTTCAGGGAACAGATTTCTCTTCTCCAGGGTCTTGGACTGCTTTTAGCTATTGCTGCCATGATTGTGCTTACAACTCAGTTGGGAGCAGATACTATAAAAGCAGAACGCCGAAAGCAGGGAGCAGTGTTTATCTTTCTGGCTCTGCTGGCCGGTGCCACAGCAAGCATTTCATCCAAATTTGCGGCCATGCATGCGGACAAACTCGCCTTTATGGCTCTGTCGTATCTGATAGGGATGATCGGCTCTTTGGGAATAACCCGGGCATTGTCCTACGAAAAGGCCATGAATAAACGATCAGCCGCACTGGGTCTTGGTGTAGTTATGGGCGGGTTTAATTTTGCAGGGTTTTATGCATATTTATATGCCCTGGAACGCGGACCATTATCTCTTATTTCAGCCATTGTAGGAATGCATTTCGTAATCGCTATTGTACTTTCAGCATTTATATATAATGAGAAAATAAAGCCAGTTGGACTTTTGGGAATTCTTTTGACAATAATATCTATTATCCTGATACGAATTTGA